In a genomic window of Mastacembelus armatus chromosome 3, fMasArm1.2, whole genome shotgun sequence:
- the irf8 gene encoding interferon regulatory factor 8, translating into MSNSGGRRLKQWLMEQIQSGQYSGLQWEDESHTMFRIPWKHAGKQDYNQEVDASIFKAWAVFKGKFKEGDKAEPATWKTRLRCALNKSPDFEEVTERSQLDISEPYKVYRIVPEEEQKHGKSSVMAIPATTSSGDITDMDCSPAELEDLIKEEESCSIQASPEYWSQGSINAFPQHQDPLPSGSLGSAFSQMMITFFYGGKLVQSTLVTHPEGCRISPQQHLGRGTLYSSDSMQSVHFPPAEHIEYDRQRYVTRKLLGHLERGVLVRANQEGIFIKRLCQSRVFWSGLGEVGSQYSPMPCKLERDAVVKIFDTGRFLQALQMYQEGQFPAPDPTVTLCFGEELHDLCNAKSKLIIVQITMVNCQHLLEAVNLRRSQSYCNNPNLEGMSNDVATDQMAHIYQDLCSYSGPQRSACYRDNMPITA; encoded by the exons ATGTCAAACTCGGGAGGTCGGAGACTGAAGCAGTGGCTGATGGAGCAGATCCAGAGCGGGCAGTACTCTGGACTTCAGTGGGAGGATGAAAGCCACACTATGTTCCGAATTCCATGGAAGCACGCAGGCAAACAGGACTACAACCAAGAAGTGGACGCATCCATTTTTAAG GCCTGGGCTGTGTTTAAAGGCAAATTTAAGGAAGGGGACAAAGCTGAGCCCGCGACATGGAAGACCAGACTTCGCTGTGCGCTCAATAAAAGTCCTGACTTTGAAGAAGTGACAGAAAGGTCTCAGCTTGATATCTCTGAGCCATATAAAGTCTATCGCATTGTCCCTGAGGAAGAGCAGAAAC ATGGAAAAAGTTCAGTGATGGCCATACCAGCTACCACCAGCTCTGGTGATATCACTGACATGGACTGCAGCCCTGCCGAATTAGAAGATCTCATTAAAGAG GAAGAAAGCTGTAGTATCCAAGCTAGTCCTGAGTACTGGTCCCAGGGCAGCATCAATG CTTTCCCACAGCATCAGGACCCTTTGCCATCAGGGAGTCTCGGCTCAG ctttctcCCAAATGATGATCACTTTCTTCTATGGAGGAAAGCTGGTACAGAGCACACTGGTGACTCACCCTGAAGGCTGCCGGATCTCCCCACAGCAGCACCTTGGTCGTGGCACCCTCTACAGTTCAGACAGCATGCAGAGTGTTCATTTCCCCCCTGCTGAGCACATTGAGTACGACCGCCAGCGTTACGTCACTCGAAAGCTCCTCGGCCACCTGGAGAGAGGCGTACTGGTCCGTGCCAACCAAGAGGGTATCTTCATCAAAAGGCTGTGCCAAAGCCGTGTCTTCTGGAGCGGGCTTGGGGAAGTGGGCTCGCAATACAGCCCCATGCCTTGTAAACTTGAGAGGGATGCTGTAGTCAAGATTTTTGACACTGGAAGGTTTCTTCAAG CTCTACAGATGTACCAGGAGGGTCAGTTCCCTGCTCCTGATCCAACAGTGACTCTGTGTTTTGGAGAGGAGCTCCATGATCTCTGCAATGCTAAGAGCAAACTGATTATTGTACAG ATCACAATGGTAAACTGTCAGCACCTGCTGGAGGCAGTTAACTTGCGCCGCTCTCAGTCTTACTGCAACAACCCAAACCTGGAGGGGATGTCCAACGATGTGGCCACTGACCAGATGGCCCACATCTACCAGGACTTGTGCAGTTACAGTGGCCCCCAGAGGTCGGCCTGCTACAGGGACAACATGCCCATCACCGCCTGA